Part of the Streptomyces sp. WMMC500 genome is shown below.
ACCCAACCGCGACGCAGTCCGACGGTGGTGGCCCCAACCCGCCCCCGCCCTCTGACCAAGACCTCACCGAAGACAGCGACTCGGACTGACATGGCTGATGCACCGGTTCTCGTCGTCACCGCGCTCGGTGACGTCACGGCGGATCTGGTGTTGGAAGAGCTGCACGGCCTGGGTGTCCCAGCCGTGCGGCTCGACCCCTCCGCCGACTTTCCGCACACTGCCCACATGAGCGCCCGGATCGAACGAGGCGCCTTCACCGGGGATGTCACCACCGCGACCCGGCACCTCGGCCTATCGGACGTCCGCTCTGTCTACTGGCGCCGCCCGACGCCCTTCAGCAACGCGCAGGAGGCGGCGACTCCCGAGCAGCGATTCGCGATCGAGCAGTCGAGGCGCGGCTACATGGGGATACTGCACACGCTTCCCAAGGTCCTGTACGTCAACCACCCCGCACGAAACCGCGACGCCGAGAACAAGGTGCTTCAACTCGCCACCGCAGCCCGCTTGGGGTTCACGGTCCCCGACACCTTGATCACGGACGTGCCAGTGGACGCCGCACAGTTCGCGGCCAAGCACGGAACAGTGATCTACAAGCCCGTGCACCGCGTACACCTCGCATGCGAGGACGGCCGGAACCGAACCATCTGGGTGCGCACTGTCCGGACGGACGAACTCGACGACTCGATTGCACGGTGCCCTCACCTCTTCCAAGCCTGTGTGCCGAAGGTCGCCGACGTCCGCCTCGCCATGGTCGGGGGTAAAGCCTTCGCGAGCCGCATCGACACCGAAGACGATCACCTCGACTGGCGCCGGGACCAAAGTCTGATCACCTGCTCGCCTATCTCTGTCCCCGACCCCGTTCGCGACGCCGCGCGTGCCTTCCTTCATACGTTCGGGCTCAGCTTCGGCGCCTTCGACTTCGCCATCGACGGTGACGGCCGATGGTGGTTCCTCGAATGCAACCCCAACGGGCAATGGGCGTTCGTCGACGGGGCCACAACCCGCGCCATCACGAGCGCACTCGCCGACACCCTCCAGAAGGGCCACCCCGCATGAGCCAGGATACCGCCGCCGAGCTGCGCCGCCGGGTGGATGGGTCGTCGGGTGATCGACACGGAGCATGGCGGTCCCAGCTCAGCTCCACCCGGAACGAGGTGAACACCATGACCACCTATGCACGCGGATTCACCCGGAGCGCCGTCTCGGTGGGCAAAGCGCGCGACTTCGTCGCGGCCCTTGTAGGGACGGCCGACCGCGCCGACGACATCCGCCTTTGCGTCTCCGAACTCGCAACGAATGCCTTGGTGCACGCCACCCCACGGGGACGCGAGTTCCGGGTACATGTCACCGTCGAAGACGGCGCCGTACGTATCGAGGTCCACGACGCCATCGACGCACCCCCGCATCTGTGCATCCTCGCGGACACCGACGACCACGGCCACGGCCTGCGACTGGTCGACGCCCTCGCCGATGACTGGGGCACCTCCGACCGCAACGGTATCGGCAAGCTCGTCTGGGCGCAGTTCAAACTCCCCACCGCCGCATCCCCGAACCCGGCAAGCCTCCAGCTGCACACCGAGCGAGAAAAGAACGCAGCATGTCACTGAATGCAACCCCCAACGGGCAATGGGCGTTCGTCGACGGAGCCACAACCCGCGCCATCACGAGCGCACTCGCCGACACCCTCCGGAAGGGCCACCTCGCATGACCCGGGAAACCGCCGCCGAGCTACGCCGCCGGCTCGTTGAACAGCTGGTCGCCGACGACGTACTGCACGACCCCGAGGTACGCCGCGCGGCGGAGACCGTCCCCCGCGAGGTGTTCCTCGGCAGGGCGATCTACAAGCCGAGCAGTCCCCCGGGCGTCACCGTCTGGACGCCCACCCGCCGCGACGACACTCCCGCCGACGAGTGGCTGCGCCTCACCTATCAGAATCGGACCTGGGTGACTCAGATCGACGGCGTACTCGCCGAGGACGCCGCCGGGCCCGTCACCGGAGGCAGCCCGACCTCGTCCTCGACCCTGCCCGGTGTCGTTCTGTGGATGATCGAGCAGGCCGGCGTCGTCCGCGGCAAGCGCGTGCTCATCATCGGCACGGGGACAGGACTCTCGACCGCCTACGTCTGCGAGGTTGCCGGCGAGCAGAACGTGACCTCGATCGAAACCGATACCGACGCGGCAGAGCGCGCTCGCAGGGCTCTCGGCGAGGCCGGTTACGCTCCGGCGCTCGTCACGGCCGACGGTCTGCGCGGCTGTCCCGACCGGGCCCCGTACGACGTCGTGATCGCGTTCTGCTCGATGCGGCACGTCCCGTACGGCCTGCTACGGCAGATCGCCCCCGGGGGCACGCTGCTCGTTACACTCTCCGGCTGGGGTGCCGCGCACGGACTCGTGCGCCTCACGGTCGAGGACGGCGGCACTGCGCGGGGCCGCTTCCTGCCCGGCTACACCTCGTTCATGATCGCCCGCCCTCACGACCACCCGCCGCACGGACCGTTCGAGCTGCTGCCCGGAGAGGAGCGCCCAAGCCGGATCGACCCCGCCCTGCTCGACGAGTGGACCGGCCGGTTCGTCGCACAGCTCGCCGCGCCCTCTGCGGAACGCCTCGGCGCAGGCGCCGAGCAGGTACTGCTCGACGTAGCCACCGGGTCGCAGGCACGAGCCGCCCGTGCAGCCCACGGCGGCGAGGGCTGGACAGTGATCCAGCGCGGACCGCTCGATCTCTGGAACAGCGTCGAGGACTCGGTCGCCACGTGGCGGAGTCACGGCTCGCCGTTCCTGTCCGAGTTCGGAATGACCATCACGCCCGACGCCCAAAGGGTCTGGCTCGGCGCGCCGAACGGGCCAAGCTGGGCGTTGCCCGTCTAGTACCACGGAGAACGGAGCGTCACCGCCGCCGCGCCACCCGGCCCTCGTCCCAGACCGCCTCCGGTGTCTCCCGGACCCGGCCGTCGGCGCCGAAGACCAGGAACCGGTCGAAGCTGCGCGCGAACCAGCGGTCGTGCGTCACCGCCAGCACCGTCCCCTCGTACGCCTCAAGGCCCTCCTGCAACGCCTCGGCGCTCTCCAGGTCCAGGTTGTCCGTCGGCTCGTCCAGCAACAGCGCCGTCGCCCCCTCCAGCTCCAGCAGCAGGATCTGGAAGCGCGCCTGCTGGCCGCCGGAGAGCCGGTCGAAGGGCTGTTCCGCCGCCCTGTCCAGCTCGTACCGGCGCAGGGCCGGCATCGCCGCGCCCTTGTCCTTCGCGTGGTCCTTCCACAGGATGTCCAGCAGCGTGCGGCCCCGCAGCTCCGGGTGCGCGTGCGTCTGCGCGAAGTGCCCCGGGACCACCCGGGCGCCCAGCTTCCACGCCCCGGTGTGGGCCACTGTCTCTCCCGCGGGGCCGCCGGCCAGCAGCCGCAGGAAGTGCGACTTCCCCGAGCCGTTCGAGCCGAGCACCGCCACCCGCTCGCCGTAGAAGACCTCCAGCGAGAACGGCTGCATCAGCCCGGTCAGCTCCAGCTCCGTGCACGTGATCGCCCGCACCCCGGTCCGCCCGCCGCGCAGCCGCATCCGGATGTCCTGCTCCCGCGGCGGCGCCATCGGCGGGCCCGCGTCCTCGAACTTCCGCAGCCGCGTCTGCGCGGCCCGGTAGCGCGAGGCCATGTCGGAGTTGAACGCGGCCTTCTGCTTGTACATGATGACCAGCCGCTTGAGCTTCGCGTGCTCCTCGTCCCAGCGCCGGCGCAGCTCCTCGAACCGCTCGAAGCGCTCCTTGCGCGCCTGGTGGTACGTGCCGAAGCCGCCCCCGTGCACCCACACGTCGCTGCCCGCGGCCCCCGGCTCCACGCTGACGATCTTCTCCGCGCTGCGCGCCAGCAGCTCCCGGTCGTGGCTGACGAACAGCACCGTCTTCGGCGTCTCGCGGAGCTGCTGCTCCAGCCACAACTTGCCCGGCACGTCCAGATAGTTGTCCGGCTCGTCGAGCAGCAGCACCTCGTCCGTACCGCGCAGCAGCGCCTCCAGGACCAGCCGCTTCTGCTCGCCGCCCGACAACGTCCGCACCTCGCGCCACTGGGCCCGCTCGTACGGCACCCCCAGGGCGGCCGTCGTGCACTTGTCCCACAGCGTCTCGGCCTCGTACCCGCGGGCCTCGGCCCAGTCGCTCAGCGCCTGCGCGTAGGCGAGCTGCGCGGCTTCGTCGTCCCTCTCCATGCTGTGCTCTTCCGGGGGAGCGGCCCCCCGGACCCCCATGACCAATTCAGCCTCGTCGACGGCCGCGGCGGCCGTCCTGATCCGCGGCTGGGCGACGGACACCAGCAGGTCACGCACCGTGCGCTCGTCCCGCACCGAGCCGACGAACTGCGGCATCACGCCCAGCCCGCCGCCGGTCGAGACGCCGCCGCCGTGCGGCTGCAGCTCGCCGGCGAGCAGCCGCAGCAGGGTCGTCTTCCCGGCACCGTTGGCACCCACCAGCGCCACGGCCGCGCCCTCGCCCACGCGGAACGAGACGTCGCCGAGCAGCGGCCGCCCGTCCGGCAGGTAGTACTCCAGGTGCGCGGCCTCCAGGTGTCCCATGCCCCCATCCTCGCGGCCCGCGACGGCCCGGCGAAACGGGTTTTCCGCGCCGCACCGGCCACGCCCGTCCCCGTACGTCCCGGGACGTCCTCCGCGGCGGCGGCCAACGCACCCACACCGCCGTCCGGGTGACGGCGGACCCGGTTAAGATGCCCGCCATGAGCTTCGGGCAGGGGGGCTACGGCGGCCCCGGGGGGCAGGGGCAGGGATCGGGCTTCGGTCCGCCGGGATCCGGCGGGCCCGCGCCCGACTGGGGCGCGCTCGCCGACTCCGCGGCGGCCGAGCGGCGCCGCAAGCGGCGGCTGCTGACCATCGTCGGCGGGGCGGTGGCCACGGTGCTGATAGCGGGCGCCGTGGCCGCGGCGGTCGTCACCACCTCGGGCGGCGACGAGGATCCGTCGAGCAGCGCGTCGGAGGACCGGATATCCGGCGCGCAGAGCGAGACCGGGAAGGGCGACCCGTCCTTCTCGTCGGTGGCCCCGCCGCCGGACCCCAAGGAGTTCATCGCCTCCGCGGACAAGGACACGGCGCCGCTGACCGTCGACAGCTTCTTCCCCAACGCGAAGATCACCGTCAGCGGTCACACGTACGAGCGCAGGGCCACGCACAACACCGACACGTGCACCTCCGGCGCCTCCACCAAGCTCGGCAAGGTCTTCACCGCCAACGGCTGCGACCGGCTGCTGCGCGCCACGTTCACCCGCGAGGGCACCGCCGTCACCGTCGGCGTCGCCGTCTTCGCCGACGAGGGCCCCGCCGCCCGCACCGCCGAGCAGGCGAACGGCAACCTGGAGTCCCTGCCCGGCAACGGCGTGCCCGAGTTCTGCCGCGCCACCGCCTGCCGGCTGACGAGCAACACCCTCGGCCGCTACGCCTACTTCACCATCGCCGGCTACGCCGACGGCAAGGCCGTCACCGCCGACGACGGCCCGACGAGCGAGGCCGTGCGGGACACCGGCGCGTACGTCTACCGCCGCATCATGGACCGCGGCCGGGAGCAGGCCCTGAAGTCGACCGAGCAGTAGTCCGGAGCAGGAGCCCCGAGCAGGAGCACCGCCCGCCTTTCGGGGGACGGACGTCCTCCGGACGGTCTAACCCGCGTGGTGCGCCGGGGCGCCCGGTGATGGCCTGAGGCCATGAAGATTCTGGTCACCGGCGCCACGGGCGCCATCGGCAGCCGCCTGATCCCCCTGCTCACGGCCGCCGGGCACACCGTCACCGGCACCACGACGAGCGAGGAGAAGACGGAGCAACTCCGCGCCGCGGGCGCGGAGCCGGTCGTGCTCGACGTGCTCGACGCGGCGGCCGTACGCGAAGCCGTGGCGAACGCCGCCCCCGAGGTGATCGTGAACGAGGCCACCGCCCTGTCCCGCCAGAAGGACGTGCGCGCACGCGACCTCCGCCGCATGGACGCCGGCTTCGCCGCCACCAACCGACTGCGCACAGAAGGCACCGACAACCTGCTCGCGGCCGCCGGCGAGGCCGGCACCCGGCGGTTCGTCGCGCAGAGCTTCGGCGGCTGGCCGTACGCGCGCCAGGGCGGCTGGATCAAGACCGAGGAGGACCCGCTCGACTCCTCCCCGCCCCCCGGCGCCGACGAGACCATCGCCGCCATCAAGCACCTGGAGGACGCGGTCACCACCGCCCCCGGCATCGAGGGCGTGGTGCTGCGCTACGGCGGCTTCTACGGCCCCGGCACGTCCATCTCCCCGGGCGGCGAGCAGGCGGAGATGGTACGCAAACGGCGGCTGCCGGTGGTGGGCAGCGGCGCGGGAGTCATGTCGCTGATCCACATCGACGACGCCGCGGAGGCGACGGCCGCGGCGGTGGAGCGGGGCGAGCCGGGCATCTACAACATCACGGACGACGACCCCGCGGCGCAGAAGGAGTGGGTGCCGGAGCTCGCGGCGGCGATGGGCGCGCGGCCGCCGCGACGGCTGCCGCTGTGGCTGGCGCGCGTCGCGGCGGGGCCGTTCGTGGCGGAGCTGATGACGCAGTGCAGGGGTGCGGCGAACGACAAGGCCAAGAGCGGGCTGGGGTGGCGGCCGGCGCACCCGACGTGGCGGGACGGGTTCCGGGAGATGTTCGCGGCGAGGTAGGGCCTCAGTACGGCCGGCGCCCGTACCCGTACCGGAACAGCGGCTCCGCCCCCGCCTCCCGCGACGTCGCCGCGTCCGCCGCCCGGCGCGGCCACGTGACGGGCAGCCGCCCGCTGAACCCCGCCCCGAACAGCGCGTCCGTGATCCCCCGCGCCTCCGTCCCCGGCAGCCACGCCGCCACGAAGGCGTCCGTCCGCGCCAGCGCCTCCCCCAGCACCACCGGCCGCCCGGAGTACAGCACGCCCACGCACGTCTCCGCGCGCCCGCACACGTCCGCGAGATCCGCCTCGTTCCGCTCCCCCAGCGCCAGCGTCCGGGAGTCGCCGAACCACTCCGCGTACGGATCCTCGCCGCCCACCCAGATCCCGACGTCGCCGCGCCCCTCGGTCGCCACCTCGATGCCCGTACCGGCCGTCGCCCGCCGCAGCGCCTGAAGGAACGTCGTCCCCTCCGTCGTCCGCCCCGTGCCGCCCTGCCAGCCGACCGACCAGCCGCCGAGCTGCCGCCCCAGGTCGTCGGCGCCGTTGCCGCCGACGACGATGCGGTACGAGCCGCGCCGCGGCAGCGGCAGCGCGCCGCCCTCGTTGCGGAGCAGCACCTGCGAGGCCCGTACCGCCCGCCGCGCCACGGCCCGGTGCCGAGGCGAGCCGACGCCGGCGGTCAGGGCGGGGTCGGTGAGGGGGTCGTCGAAGAGCCCGAGGCGCTGCTTGGCGTCCAGGATGCGGCGTACGGCGTCGTCCACGCGCCGCCGCGGGATGTCCCCGCGCTCGACGCCGCCGACGAGGGCACGGTGCACGGCGCGGTGCTCCCGGGAGACCATGACCATGTCGATCCCGGCGCCGACGGCGCGCGCGACCTGCGCCGCGAGGTCGCGGCCGGGGAGCTGCTGCACGGCGTCGTAGTCGCTGACGACGAAGCCGCCGAAGCCCAGCTCGCCCTTGAGCACGCCGGTGAGCAGCCGCCGGTCGCCGTGGGTCTTCGTACCGTGGACGCTGCTGTAACTGGCCATGACGGAGCCCACGCCGGCGGCGACCGCGTCGCGGTACGGGGCGAGGTGCACGCGGCGCAGCTCGGCCTCGGAGACCCGTACGTCGCCCTGGTCCAGCAGCCGGCCCTCGCCCGCGGCGCTGCCGTAGGCGGTGCCGCCGTCGCCGACGAAGTGCTTGGCGGTGGCGAGCACGGAGCGGGGGCCGAGCGCGGGCCCCTGGAACCCCCACACGGAGGCGGCGCCCAGCGCTCCCACGACGCCGGGATCCTCGGCGTATCCCTCGTACGTGCGCCCCCACCGCACGTCCTGCGGCACGCACACACAGGGCGTGAACGCCCACCGCACCCCGGCGCCGAGCGTCTCGTCCCGCGCGACGCGCTCGGCGCGGCGGACGAGGGCGGGGTCGCGGGTGGCGCCCATGCCGATGTGGTGCGGGAAGATCACGGACCCGGTGACGCCGCTCATGCCGTGCACGGCGTCGGCACCGTAGAGCAGCGGAATGCCGAGCCTGCTGCGCAGGGCGGCACGCTGATACCGCTCGACCATCCGGGCCCAGGCGGCGGCGTCGTTGCCGCCGCGCCGGGGTCCGCCGTCGTCGCCGGCGCTGAACATGGCGCCGATGCCGAGGCGGGCGAGGTCGCGGGGGTCGTCGAGGAAGGCGTTCTGCACCTGGATCATCTGCCCGGCCTTCTCGGCGAGGGTCATCCGGTGGAGACAGTCGCGGGCGGTGTCGCAGCGGGGGGCGCCGGGGCGGGGGTCGGGGGTGCGGGAGTCGGCGGTGGCGCAGGCGGCGAGGAGAAGGAGGAGGAGGGCGCAGAAGGCGGAAGTCAGACGCATGGCCCCACGTAACCCATGCCGGGGGCGCCCGGGGCCGAGCCACACGGCACGTGGCGGGGCAGGTCACCCACGAGGGGGCGGAGACCGGAGGTGGGGGCCCGGGGGCGGAGCCCTCGATACCCGCGCGGACGCGCGCGGCGGGTGGCCGGGGGCGAAGCCCTCGATACCCGCGCGCAAGCGCGCGGCCGGGGGCCCGGGGGCGAAGCCCCCGGTTTCGGGAAGGGGCGGGGTCGGGGACGGACCCCCTACCCCCCGCCCAGGGTGCGTACGCGGCGGGAGGCCCGGTTACGGTCCGCCAGCTCCGCCTCCGCCGGATAGCCCACCTCCTCCAGCGTCAGCCCGTGCGGACGCACGACCTGCACCGCCGAATCCCGTACCGCCGCCCCCAGCACCCGGCCCGCCCACTCCGGCTCCCGGTGCCCGTCGCCGACGAACAGCATCGCGCCGACCAGCGCCCGCACCATGTTGTGGCAGAAGGCGTCCGCCGTGACCGTCGCCTCCAGCACCCCGTCCGCCCGGCGCTCCCAGTGCAGCTCCAGCAGCCGCCTGATCGTCGTCGCCCCCTCCCGGCGCTTGCAGAACGCCGCGAAGTCGTGCTCGCCGAGCAGCCGCTCCGCCGCCGCGTTCATCGCGTCGACGTCGAGCGGCCGGTTGTGCCACAGCACGTGGCCGCGCAGCAGCGGGTCGACGCCGCCGGGATCGTCGCCGACGCGGTAGGCGTAGCGGCGCCAGATCGCCGAGAAGCGGGCGTTGAAGTGCGGCGGAGCGGCCGTCACCCGCCACACCCGGACGTCGTGCGGCAGCCGCCCCGCCAGCCGCCGCAGCAACTGCTCCCCCGCCGAGCCCTGCGCGCCCCGCGCCTCCCCCGACCCCCGCGCCCCCGCGCCCGCGCCCGCGCCCGCCCACACCTCCGCGGGCAGGTCGACGTGCGCCACCTGCCCCCGCGCGTGCACCCCCGCGTCCGTACGGCCCGCCACCGTCAGCTCGTACGGCGCAGGCGCCCGCAGGACGACCCGCAGCGCCGTCTCCAGCTCCTCCTGCACCGTCCGCTGCCCCTCGCGCTGCCGCGCCCAGCCGGAGAAGCCGCTCCCGTCGTACGACAGGTCCAGCCGCACCCGTACGAAACCGGCCGCCACCTCGTCACTCACTGCCCAGATCCTCCCAGCGCGACGGGCCCGCTCCCCCGGGAGGGAACGGGCCCGTCGTCATGCACGACATGCGCGAAACGCGCGTCAGGCGTCCTTCGCGTCCTTGGCGTCCTTGTCAGACTCCGCGGCCTGCGCCTCGGCGTCCTCAGCCTCGGCGCCCTCCGCGTCCTCGCCGGACTCGGCGGCCTCCGCGTCCTTCTTCAGACCCGCCGCCGCCTCGTCGCCCGCCGCGTCCTTCGCGGTGCGCTTCGTCGCCGCCTCGGCCTCGCCGACCGCCTCCTGCTGCACGGTCAGCGCCTCGACCAGCTCGATGACCGCCATCTTGGCGTTGTCGCCGCGACGGTTGCCGATCTTGGTGATCCGGGTGTAGCCGCCCGGGCGGTTCTCGTACCGCGGACCGATCTCGGTGAAGAGCGTGTGCACGACGCTCTTGTCCGAGATGAGCTGCATGACCTGCCGGCGGTTGTGAAGGTCGCCCTTCTTCGCCTTGGTCACCAGCCGCTCGGCGTACGGACGCAGCCTGCGGGCCTTGGCCTCGGTCGTCGTGATGCGACCGTGCTCGAAGAGAGCGGTGGCCAGGTTCCGCAGCATGGCGCGCTCGTGCGCCGCGCCGCCGCCCATTCGGGCGCCCTTGGTGGGCTTCGGCATGGTGTTTCTCCTTTACCGCACCGGCCGTGTCAGGTACCGGTGATCGGGGTCCGGGGGGCGTCGCGCCCCCCGGGACATCAGTACTGCTCGGTCTCGACGAAGCCCGCGTCGGCGTCGTCGTCGGCGCCGAAGGTGTCGGCGGCCGAGGTCGGGTCGAACCCGGGAGGGCTGTCCTTCAGGGCCAGGCCCATGCCGGCCAGCTTCGCCTTGACCTCGTCGATCGACTTGGCACCGAAGTTGCGGATGTCGAGGAGGTCCGCCTCGGAGCGGGCCACCAGCTCGCCCACCGAGTGGATGCCCTCGCGCTTCAGGCAGTTGTACGAGCGGACCGTGAGCTCCAGCTCCTCGATCGGCAGCGCCAGGTCCGCGGCCAGGGCGGCGTCCGTCGGGGACGGGCCCATGTCGATGCCCTCGGCGTCGATGTTCAGCTCGCGGGCCAGGCCGAAGAGCTCGACCAGGGTCTTGCCGGCGGAGGCCACCGCGTCGCGGGGACGCATGCACGGCTTGGACTCGATGTCGACGATCAGCTTGTCGAAGTCCGTGCGCTGCTCCACACGGGTCGCCTCGACCTTGTAGCTGACCTTGAGCACCGGCGAGTAGATCGAGTCGACCGGGATCCGGCCGATCTCCTGGCCGACCTGCTTGTTCTGCACGGCCGAGACGTAGCCGCGACCGCGCTCGACGGTCAGCTCCATCTCCAGCTTGCCCTTGCCGTTGAGCGTGGCCAGGACCAGGTCCGGGTTGTGCACCTCGACGCCGGCCGGCGGGGCGATGTCGGCGGCGGTCACCACGCCCGGGCCCTGCTTGCGCAGGTACATCACGACGGGCTCGTCGTGCTCGGAGGAGATGACGAGCTGCTTGATGTTGAGGATGAGGTCGGTGACGTCCTCCTTGACGCCCGGCACGGTCGTGAACTCGTGCAGAACGCCGTCGATCCGGATGTTCGTTACTGCTGCACCCGGGATCGAGGAGAGGAGCGTACGGCGGAGGGAGTTGCCGAGGGTGTAGCCGAAGCCGGGCTCCAGCGGCTCGATGACGAACCGGGAGCGGTACTCCTCGACGACCTCTTCGGTGAGCGAGGGACGCTGAGCGATCAGCATGTGGGTATTCCTTCAGTCGTGGGCGCCCGCTATTTGACGCCCGCTGTACCGACCAGGGTACGGGCGGCGCGACGCAAACGCGCCGTACCGCCCGTACCGGCGAGCACTGCCCGAAGAACTACTTCGAGTAGAGCTCGACGATGAGCTGCTCCTGCACCTGGGTGTCGATCACCTGGCGCTCGGGCAGGCTGTGCACGAGGATCCGCAGGTTCGACGGGATCGCCTCCAGCCACGCCGGGACGGTCCTGTCACCCGCCTCCGCCTGCGCCACCTGGAAGGGGGTCAGGTTCCGGGAGGACTCGCGGACCTCGACGATGTCGTTCGGCACGACGCGGGCCGACGGAATGTCGGTCTTGCGCCCGTTGACCGTGATGTGGCCGTGCCGGACGAGCTGGCGGGCGTGGTCGCGGGACTTGGCGAAGCCGGCCCGGTAGACCACGTTGTCCAGCCGTGTTTCGAGGATGCGCAGCAGGTTCTCGCCGGTCTTGCCGGTCTGCCGGTTGGCCTCGTTGTAGTAACCGCGGAACTGCTTCTCCAGCACCCCGTAGATGCGCGCGCACTTCTGCTTCTCGCGCTTCTGCAGCAGGTACTCGCTGTCCTTGGTGCGCCCGCGCCCGTGCTCACCCGGGGGGTAAGGACGGATCTCGATCGGGCACTTAGCGCTCTCGCACTTGGCTCCCTTGAGGAAGAGCTTCTGCTTCTCCCGACGGCAACGCTTGCAGTCGGCCCCGGTGTAACGCGCCATGTCTTGTCGTCTCCTACTTCGCTTTTCTCAGACCCGGCGGCGCTTCGGCGGGCGGCAGCCGTTGTGCGGGGTGGGTGTGACGTCCTGGATGGACCCGACCTCGAGGCCGGTGGCCTGGAGGGAGCGGATCGCGGTCTCGCGGCCGGAGCCGGGACCCTTCACGAAGACGTCGACCTTGCGCATGCCGTGCTCCTGGGCGCGGCGGGCGGCCGACTCGGCAGCCATCTGAGCGGCGAAGGGCGTCGACTTCCGCGAGCCCTTGAAGCCGACATGGCCGGCGGAGGCCCACGAGATCACGTTCCCGGACGGGTCGGTGATCGAGATGATCGTGTTGTTGAACGTGCTCTTGATGTGAGCGTGGCCATGGGCCACGTTCTTCTTTTCCTTGCGGCGGACCTTCTTGGCCCCTGCCGCTCGGCTCTTCGGAGGCATTCGGTGTTATCTCCCGTGGAGGTGGTCGGTCCTGCAGCGATGCGGGCGCACGGAGCGGACCGCTGCGGACTACTTCTTGCCCGGCTTCTTCTTGCCGGCGATGGCGCGACGCGGACCCTTGCGGGTGCGGGCGTTGGTCGAGGTGCGCTGGCCGTGGACGGGCAGCCCGCGGCGGTGCCGCAGGCCCTGGTAGCAGCCGATCTCGACCTTGCGCCGGATGTCCGCCTGGATCTCGCGGCGGAGGTCACCCTCGGTCCTGAGGTTGTTGTCCACGAACTCGCGGATCTTGACCAGCTCTTCCTCGGTCAGATCGCGGACGCGGGTGTCGGGGCTCACCCCGGTGGCGGCCAGCGTCTGCTGGGAGAGCGTCCGGCCGATGCCGAACACGTAGGTGAGGGCGACCTCCACGCGCTTCTCGCGCGGGATGTCGACACCTGCAACGCGTGCCATTCAAGGCTCCTGTGTCTCGTCGGAGGTCTTCCGCAGCACCGTTCCCGTATTTCGCTACGAGCCGGGTCCCCGGCCTCCGAGCCGGGGGTGTCGTCCCACACACGTTCGTGGGGGTCGGGTGGCTGCTTCTTCACTTGTTCGCTTGTTGCGTCGCGCGAGGAACTGCGAGCGGTGCGAGGCGATGGGTCGGCGTACGTCAGCCCTGGCGCTGCTTGTGGCGCAGGTTTTCGCAGATGACCATGACCCGGCCGTGACGGCGGATCACCTTGCACTTGTCGCAGATCTTCTTGACGCTCGGCTTGACCTTCATGTGTCTGGAGGTTCTCCGGGTCGGTGCCCCGCCCCACGGGAGCGGGACGAAGCAAGATCTACTTGTAGCGGTAGACGATCCGTCCGCGCGTCAGGTCGTACGGAGACAGCTCCACCACGACCCTGTCGTCGGGAAGGATACGGATGTAGTGCATCCGCATCTTGCCGCTGATGTGCGCGAGGACCTGGTGCCCGTTCTGGAGCTCCACCTTGAACATCGCGTTCGGCAGAGACTCGACGACGGTGCCCTCGATCTCGATGGCCCCTTGTTT
Proteins encoded:
- a CDS encoding glycoside hydrolase family 3 protein; translated protein: MRLTSAFCALLLLLLAACATADSRTPDPRPGAPRCDTARDCLHRMTLAEKAGQMIQVQNAFLDDPRDLARLGIGAMFSAGDDGGPRRGGNDAAAWARMVERYQRAALRSRLGIPLLYGADAVHGMSGVTGSVIFPHHIGMGATRDPALVRRAERVARDETLGAGVRWAFTPCVCVPQDVRWGRTYEGYAEDPGVVGALGAASVWGFQGPALGPRSVLATAKHFVGDGGTAYGSAAGEGRLLDQGDVRVSEAELRRVHLAPYRDAVAAGVGSVMASYSSVHGTKTHGDRRLLTGVLKGELGFGGFVVSDYDAVQQLPGRDLAAQVARAVGAGIDMVMVSREHRAVHRALVGGVERGDIPRRRVDDAVRRILDAKQRLGLFDDPLTDPALTAGVGSPRHRAVARRAVRASQVLLRNEGGALPLPRRGSYRIVVGGNGADDLGRQLGGWSVGWQGGTGRTTEGTTFLQALRRATAGTGIEVATEGRGDVGIWVGGEDPYAEWFGDSRTLALGERNEADLADVCGRAETCVGVLYSGRPVVLGEALARTDAFVAAWLPGTEARGITDALFGAGFSGRLPVTWPRRAADAATSREAGAEPLFRYGYGRRPY
- the truA gene encoding tRNA pseudouridine(38-40) synthase TruA, translating into MSDEVAAGFVRVRLDLSYDGSGFSGWARQREGQRTVQEELETALRVVLRAPAPYELTVAGRTDAGVHARGQVAHVDLPAEVWAGAGAGAGARGSGEARGAQGSAGEQLLRRLAGRLPHDVRVWRVTAAPPHFNARFSAIWRRYAYRVGDDPGGVDPLLRGHVLWHNRPLDVDAMNAAAERLLGEHDFAAFCKRREGATTIRRLLELHWERRADGVLEATVTADAFCHNMVRALVGAMLFVGDGHREPEWAGRVLGAAVRDSAVQVVRPHGLTLEEVGYPAEAELADRNRASRRVRTLGGG
- the rplQ gene encoding 50S ribosomal protein L17 produces the protein MPKPTKGARMGGGAAHERAMLRNLATALFEHGRITTTEAKARRLRPYAERLVTKAKKGDLHNRRQVMQLISDKSVVHTLFTEIGPRYENRPGGYTRITKIGNRRGDNAKMAVIELVEALTVQQEAVGEAEAATKRTAKDAAGDEAAAGLKKDAEAAESGEDAEGAEAEDAEAQAAESDKDAKDAKDA
- a CDS encoding DNA-directed RNA polymerase subunit alpha, with the translated sequence MLIAQRPSLTEEVVEEYRSRFVIEPLEPGFGYTLGNSLRRTLLSSIPGAAVTNIRIDGVLHEFTTVPGVKEDVTDLILNIKQLVISSEHDEPVVMYLRKQGPGVVTAADIAPPAGVEVHNPDLVLATLNGKGKLEMELTVERGRGYVSAVQNKQVGQEIGRIPVDSIYSPVLKVSYKVEATRVEQRTDFDKLIVDIESKPCMRPRDAVASAGKTLVELFGLARELNIDAEGIDMGPSPTDAALAADLALPIEELELTVRSYNCLKREGIHSVGELVARSEADLLDIRNFGAKSIDEVKAKLAGMGLALKDSPPGFDPTSAADTFGADDDADAGFVETEQY
- the rpsD gene encoding 30S ribosomal protein S4; this translates as MARYTGADCKRCRREKQKLFLKGAKCESAKCPIEIRPYPPGEHGRGRTKDSEYLLQKREKQKCARIYGVLEKQFRGYYNEANRQTGKTGENLLRILETRLDNVVYRAGFAKSRDHARQLVRHGHITVNGRKTDIPSARVVPNDIVEVRESSRNLTPFQVAQAEAGDRTVPAWLEAIPSNLRILVHSLPERQVIDTQVQEQLIVELYSK
- the rpsK gene encoding 30S ribosomal protein S11, with amino-acid sequence MPPKSRAAGAKKVRRKEKKNVAHGHAHIKSTFNNTIISITDPSGNVISWASAGHVGFKGSRKSTPFAAQMAAESAARRAQEHGMRKVDVFVKGPGSGRETAIRSLQATGLEVGSIQDVTPTPHNGCRPPKRRRV
- the rpsM gene encoding 30S ribosomal protein S13; this encodes MARVAGVDIPREKRVEVALTYVFGIGRTLSQQTLAATGVSPDTRVRDLTEEELVKIREFVDNNLRTEGDLRREIQADIRRKVEIGCYQGLRHRRGLPVHGQRTSTNARTRKGPRRAIAGKKKPGKK
- the rpmJ gene encoding 50S ribosomal protein L36, producing MKVKPSVKKICDKCKVIRRHGRVMVICENLRHKQRQG